The proteins below are encoded in one region of Chloroherpetonaceae bacterium:
- a CDS encoding 6-phosphofructokinase, giving the protein MPKVLQNYSPDDVIEFLGKVSPFERLTTDELRAVAHLLWRQHFEAGECVFSQGDHGSEAYIIESGKLSFEKLGHVIRFFEAGEVCGRSAMVNDMPRSGSAFAVEPSTVLVIDRRRLENPDCLSPRIYGKICMEFARMLTNPMSEEEAMYRELDVLLVQDGGCAPGYNPVTAFITEYLEHDKRRVFVAKEGFISLVKGRTEDYRRLVYSPKLYHELERIPGVIFSPPLREARGADFRTERYSDFKKPEIQAKAVEEILRRKVKVLVGIGGNGTFAGTYALAKQLPPTVQVFFIPVTIDSDVSGTECIGQHTGVEVGAEKIRCYMADARTHHRCYIIEMMGAAGGYHALHSCLGAGAHLAVLPQSNFDMKKLAELIGPRQSTVIVVAEGYKAEERKAKGIKQNAAEYFRDELLAAGLKTEQRIVCEAFSRDIRGAKPNNMDITLAQRMARKLAELIRAGETQMMPAVLADKEYAIPFSEIRTENSVDSDLAALANRIGGVHSLEANSRG; this is encoded by the coding sequence ATGCCCAAAGTCCTTCAAAATTACTCTCCTGATGACGTCATTGAGTTCTTGGGAAAAGTCTCGCCTTTTGAGCGGCTTACTACTGATGAGCTGCGTGCGGTTGCTCATCTGCTCTGGCGTCAGCACTTTGAAGCCGGTGAGTGCGTCTTTTCGCAGGGCGACCATGGCTCCGAAGCTTACATCATTGAATCTGGCAAGCTCTCGTTTGAAAAGTTGGGACACGTTATTCGTTTCTTCGAAGCAGGTGAGGTTTGCGGCCGTTCGGCAATGGTGAATGATATGCCCAGAAGTGGCTCTGCATTTGCGGTTGAACCCTCGACCGTTTTAGTCATTGACCGCCGACGCTTGGAAAATCCTGACTGCTTGAGTCCTCGCATCTACGGCAAGATTTGTATGGAATTTGCCAGAATGCTCACCAACCCTATGAGCGAGGAAGAAGCTATGTATCGCGAGTTAGATGTGCTCTTGGTGCAAGATGGTGGCTGTGCACCGGGCTATAATCCCGTTACGGCTTTTATCACGGAGTATTTGGAGCATGACAAGCGGCGCGTGTTTGTGGCAAAAGAAGGCTTTATCTCACTTGTCAAGGGACGCACGGAGGACTATCGGCGGCTGGTCTATAGCCCGAAACTCTATCACGAGTTAGAGCGCATTCCGGGCGTCATCTTTTCACCCCCTTTGCGCGAAGCTCGTGGTGCTGACTTTCGCACTGAGCGCTACAGCGACTTCAAGAAACCTGAAATTCAAGCCAAAGCAGTGGAAGAAATCTTACGGCGCAAAGTTAAAGTCTTGGTCGGCATTGGTGGCAATGGCACTTTTGCTGGCACTTATGCCTTAGCCAAACAGCTTCCTCCGACGGTGCAGGTCTTCTTTATTCCTGTTACGATTGATAGCGATGTATCGGGCACGGAATGCATTGGGCAGCATACTGGTGTCGAAGTCGGCGCCGAGAAAATTCGCTGCTATATGGCTGATGCCCGCACCCACCATCGCTGCTACATCATTGAAATGATGGGCGCTGCAGGCGGCTACCATGCGCTTCACTCTTGCTTAGGTGCTGGTGCACATTTAGCGGTCTTGCCACAGTCTAATTTTGATATGAAGAAGTTGGCTGAACTTATCGGCCCTCGCCAGTCGACCGTGATTGTTGTCGCCGAAGGCTACAAGGCTGAAGAGCGCAAAGCAAAAGGTATCAAACAAAATGCGGCTGAATACTTCCGCGACGAACTTCTGGCGGCTGGTCTCAAAACCGAGCAGCGAATCGTCTGCGAGGCATTTTCACGTGATATTCGCGGGGCAAAGCCCAACAATATGGACATCACACTGGCACAGCGAATGGCACGCAAACTTGCTGAACTTATCCGCGCTGGTGAAACGCAAATGATGCCTGCCGTCTTAGCCGATAAGGAGTATGCTATTCCTTTCTCGGAAATTCGTACTGAAAACTCTGTCGACTCCGACCTTGCCGCACTAGCTAACCGCATCGGTGGTGTGCATAGTCTTGAAGCTAACTCGAGAGGCTGA
- a CDS encoding EamA family transporter — MRSLTRTEPNPVLLVLAFLAVYFIWGSTYLAIRFAIETIPPFLMGGIRFLTAGLLLYGVLRIRQEPAPTWAQWRSAAILGTLMLFIGNGCVVWAEQHISSSLAALLITTEPIWIVLLQWLAMGGEMPNPSIWLGVLMGTVGVMLLVGEGLFSQALQVDYAGIVAVVAATLAWAIGSLYITRAEMPDSPLQATSMQMLVGGALQLTLGTLRGEWALFSPEKISAMSWLSLGYLVVFGSIVAYTAYNWLARVAPPSRVATYAYINPVIAVFLGWLIGRETLTGQMLVAAALMILAVFVITTHTHRSH; from the coding sequence ATGCGGTCCTTGACGCGCACCGAGCCGAATCCCGTTCTTCTCGTTTTAGCCTTTCTGGCGGTCTACTTCATTTGGGGTTCGACCTACCTTGCAATTCGCTTTGCGATTGAGACCATTCCACCCTTCTTGATGGGAGGGATTCGTTTTCTGACAGCAGGTTTGCTCCTCTACGGAGTGCTGCGTATTCGGCAAGAACCTGCACCGACGTGGGCACAGTGGCGGAGTGCAGCGATTCTGGGCACACTAATGCTGTTCATTGGCAATGGCTGTGTGGTCTGGGCAGAGCAGCATATTTCCTCAAGCCTTGCAGCATTGCTGATTACGACAGAACCAATTTGGATTGTATTACTGCAGTGGCTTGCGATGGGTGGAGAGATGCCGAATCCCAGTATTTGGCTTGGGGTCTTAATGGGCACAGTTGGTGTGATGTTGCTCGTAGGAGAAGGGCTATTTTCCCAAGCTCTGCAGGTAGATTATGCAGGCATTGTTGCTGTAGTGGCGGCTACGCTGGCGTGGGCAATCGGGTCGCTTTACATCACGCGAGCGGAAATGCCCGATTCGCCTTTGCAAGCAACCTCAATGCAAATGCTGGTAGGCGGTGCACTGCAGCTCACATTAGGCACACTGCGCGGCGAATGGGCATTATTCTCACCTGAGAAAATCAGTGCGATGTCGTGGCTCTCGCTGGGCTACCTTGTTGTGTTCGGCTCAATTGTGGCATACACCGCATACAACTGGCTGGCGCGCGTAGCCCCACCAAGCCGCGTGGCAACATATGCCTACATCAATCCAGTAATTGCCGTGTTTTTAGGGTGGCTCATTGGGCGCGAAACGCTGACTGGGCAAATGCTCGTAGCAGCTGCGCTGATGATTTTAGCGGTGTTTGTGATTACAACCCACACACACCGCTCTCACTAA
- a CDS encoding OmpA family protein, with product MKQRSLLPAAWLILLTLLSACGVSKETVDALERDKKRMEDSLTTAIKSLQAENEALRRDTATLHTQLAEAKQREKKLQEEAQRNLADLEKRATALEKQLALRDAKLSRLQEALRAALLSFKDSGLDVYVKGDNVYVSLSNKLLFPLGSTAIDEKGKKALDKLAAVLNENPDINIQVEGHTDTTPITKLENVKDNWDLSVLRATEVVRYLTQEGKVNPKRIVAAGRGEYYPVDARNTPEAKAKNRRIEIVLTPDLSELIQLAKASDGAAITKGKAAKAAKGSKKAKAKGKKKGK from the coding sequence ATGAAACAACGTTCATTGTTGCCCGCTGCGTGGCTAATTCTGCTGACCTTGCTAAGTGCTTGCGGTGTCTCAAAAGAAACGGTGGATGCCTTAGAGCGCGATAAAAAGCGAATGGAAGATTCGCTTACGACTGCTATCAAGTCCCTCCAAGCTGAAAATGAAGCACTGCGGCGCGACACAGCCACTCTACATACTCAGCTGGCTGAAGCAAAGCAGCGCGAAAAGAAGTTGCAAGAAGAAGCACAGAGAAATCTGGCTGACCTCGAAAAGCGGGCTACTGCACTAGAAAAGCAGCTTGCTCTACGCGATGCCAAACTCTCTCGCCTGCAAGAAGCGCTGCGCGCTGCACTCCTTAGCTTCAAGGATAGTGGCTTAGATGTTTATGTCAAGGGTGACAATGTCTATGTCTCGCTGTCCAACAAACTGCTCTTTCCGCTCGGTAGCACAGCTATCGACGAAAAAGGTAAAAAAGCCTTGGACAAGCTTGCTGCAGTGCTAAATGAAAATCCAGACATCAACATTCAGGTCGAGGGACACACTGACACCACGCCGATTACAAAGCTGGAAAACGTCAAAGATAACTGGGACCTTAGCGTGCTGCGCGCTACGGAGGTCGTGCGATATCTGACGCAGGAAGGCAAAGTAAATCCAAAGCGCATCGTGGCAGCAGGTCGTGGTGAGTATTACCCAGTGGATGCACGCAATACACCAGAAGCAAAAGCGAAAAATCGCCGCATTGAGATTGTGCTGACGCCTGACCTCTCCGAGCTAATACAGCTGGCGAAGGCAAGCGACGGCGCAGCCATAACAAAAGGCAAAGCTGCAAAAGCCGCAAAAGGCAGCAAGAAAGCAAAAGCCAAAGGCAAAAAGAAAGGTAAATAG
- the folK gene encoding 2-amino-4-hydroxy-6-hydroxymethyldihydropteridine diphosphokinase yields MPVAFIGLGANLGERLSQLRAAASALNAVPHTTVLGVSRIYETPPWGMPHQPPFLNAVASIQTALEPLALLQQLKSIERRLGRPEHYERWSARLIDLDILLYDDLVIDEPTLTIPHPALPFRKFALVPLLELANPIHPLAKKPISALLSETLDSSDIVPTDYTLLCC; encoded by the coding sequence ATGCCTGTTGCATTTATTGGCTTAGGTGCAAACTTAGGTGAGCGGCTCAGCCAGCTACGTGCAGCGGCATCGGCGCTGAACGCAGTGCCACACACTACGGTGCTTGGTGTCTCACGCATCTATGAGACGCCACCTTGGGGCATGCCTCACCAGCCCCCTTTTCTAAACGCCGTTGCCTCTATTCAGACAGCCTTAGAACCACTTGCTTTGCTGCAGCAACTGAAATCAATTGAGCGCCGCTTAGGTCGCCCCGAGCACTATGAACGCTGGTCAGCACGCCTTATTGACCTTGATATTTTACTCTATGACGATTTAGTTATAGATGAACCTACGCTTACGATTCCACATCCTGCGCTCCCCTTCCGAAAGTTTGCACTTGTGCCGCTCTTGGAGCTTGCTAACCCGATTCACCCGCTTGCTAAGAAACCCATTTCAGCGCTGCTTTCCGAGACCCTTGATTCTTCCGACATTGTGCCAACTGATTACACACTGCTTTGCTGCTGA